The Sorangiineae bacterium MSr11367 genome window below encodes:
- a CDS encoding TonB-dependent receptor — translation MKLRSFRRHLPQFTALAALTATVVVVAPARAQQGAAVLTGKVVDASSKKGVVDVVVTVTSPALQGEQIVTTDKTGTYRIPSLPPGVYTLHLDKEGFRAYERKEIQLRADATIRLDADLLPEGLQADVVVITAHTPTVDVGSTTTGSNIDAEFASRVPVTNPGARGGAQRTFESVAEAAPGATADRYGTSIMGTTSPENSYVIDGMRTNSSRYGLNGSPLSIEFVKEVNVLSGGYMPEYGKATGGILNVVTKSGSNEYHGNVWANWTPGSLEGARKYPLFQGTTFQTRRSLGNVYDVGFDQSGPIVKDKLWYYVGFGVSRAIYNLDRSLYQYKAGINPDTGAVDPYAGVEIPGTTQQYKATATSYQIFAKLDYRINQDNKLALSFAATPTTSGGGGDFSVSPSSGQVEGALQELNLDGTYSRLAHVRRSGAYDTILKWTSEFDNKSKNIETIIGWHHELGGTLPADGFGVASGYGYSALPSATMRRNNPNYHDVSEFERVPAGACGYTTLADGKKQQANCPVVQYRGGGPGFIDQQVLDSYALKSVLTVLAQGAGHHVIKAGVELELATSWASRGSTGGRTFTESTNGRRFDTGGSYGYLTAPDTPVLFDRLTTRSHSFSVGGFIQDSWSIMDKVTLNVGLRYDNQFLFSTDGKLFMSLPNQISPRVGLIYDPFQNGRSKIFVSYAKFYQSVPLNLMDRGVEPRAEKSIDTPQCNALNPSQATTGCMNNTKVWPAVGGRQGGTNTPDRSFAPYGGGKTVVDPDLIPQSMSELSGGGEYEIVKNGRIGMSYVRRWMNNVIEDMSNDESATFFIGNPGKGIAKGFPEAERNYDAGTVYFMKTFADSWLAQVSYTLSWLRGNIAGLYKPDTGQLDPNANSTFDLKSILVNQTGDLPGDRRHSIKLYAAKDFSITKESHLDIGGSIQVRSGGPTNVLGAHPLYGADEVYILPRGTGDRLPWNGNFGTHVGYGWRFENGMSLQFTCDIFNLLNLQGGLSTDERYTRNEVYAVPGGSKADLTNGNVKQVTGGALPANGVNPNFGNTNLYQEPRQFRFGIRGSF, via the coding sequence ATGAAACTGCGATCTTTCCGACGTCATCTTCCTCAGTTCACCGCCCTCGCCGCGTTGACTGCCACCGTCGTGGTGGTGGCTCCCGCACGAGCGCAGCAAGGCGCAGCCGTCCTTACGGGCAAGGTCGTCGACGCCTCCAGCAAGAAGGGCGTCGTGGACGTCGTCGTGACGGTGACGTCGCCGGCCCTTCAAGGCGAGCAAATCGTCACCACGGACAAAACGGGTACGTACCGCATCCCGTCGCTTCCGCCCGGCGTCTACACGCTGCACCTCGATAAAGAAGGATTCCGCGCCTACGAGCGCAAAGAGATTCAGCTCCGCGCCGACGCGACGATCCGTCTCGACGCGGATCTTCTGCCGGAAGGCCTCCAGGCCGACGTCGTCGTCATCACCGCGCACACGCCGACGGTCGACGTTGGGTCGACCACGACGGGTTCCAACATCGACGCCGAATTCGCATCACGCGTCCCTGTGACCAACCCGGGCGCCCGCGGCGGTGCGCAGCGTACGTTCGAATCGGTCGCGGAGGCCGCCCCCGGCGCCACGGCGGATCGTTACGGTACGTCGATCATGGGCACGACATCGCCCGAGAACTCGTACGTCATCGACGGCATGCGCACGAACAGCTCGCGCTATGGCTTGAACGGCTCGCCGCTGTCGATCGAGTTCGTGAAGGAAGTGAACGTCCTCTCGGGCGGTTACATGCCGGAGTACGGAAAGGCGACGGGCGGTATCCTCAACGTCGTCACCAAGTCGGGTTCGAACGAGTACCACGGCAACGTCTGGGCGAACTGGACCCCGGGTTCCCTCGAGGGAGCGCGCAAGTATCCGCTCTTCCAGGGTACGACGTTCCAGACGCGCCGCTCGTTGGGCAACGTGTACGACGTGGGCTTCGACCAGAGCGGTCCGATCGTCAAGGACAAGCTCTGGTACTACGTGGGCTTCGGCGTCTCGCGTGCGATCTACAATTTGGATCGCAGCCTGTATCAATACAAAGCCGGCATCAATCCGGATACTGGCGCCGTTGATCCGTATGCAGGCGTAGAGATCCCCGGAACGACGCAGCAGTACAAGGCGACGGCGACGTCGTATCAGATCTTCGCGAAACTCGATTATCGGATCAATCAAGACAACAAACTTGCATTGAGCTTTGCGGCAACGCCGACGACATCGGGTGGCGGAGGGGATTTCTCGGTCAGCCCGAGCTCGGGTCAGGTCGAGGGCGCGTTGCAAGAGCTCAATCTCGACGGAACGTACAGCCGGCTCGCGCACGTGCGGCGCTCGGGCGCGTACGACACGATTTTGAAGTGGACGTCGGAGTTCGACAACAAGTCGAAGAACATCGAGACCATCATCGGATGGCACCACGAGCTGGGTGGCACGCTGCCGGCCGACGGTTTCGGCGTGGCGAGTGGTTATGGCTACTCGGCGCTGCCCTCCGCCACGATGCGGCGGAACAATCCGAATTATCACGACGTCTCGGAGTTCGAACGTGTGCCGGCAGGCGCATGCGGATACACCACGCTCGCCGATGGCAAGAAGCAGCAAGCCAACTGCCCCGTCGTCCAGTACCGCGGCGGTGGTCCCGGCTTCATCGATCAGCAGGTCCTCGACAGCTATGCCCTCAAGAGCGTGCTCACCGTGCTCGCGCAAGGCGCTGGCCACCACGTCATCAAGGCGGGCGTGGAGCTCGAATTGGCGACGTCCTGGGCGAGCCGCGGCAGCACGGGGGGACGCACCTTCACCGAATCGACCAACGGGCGTCGCTTCGATACGGGCGGTAGCTACGGCTATCTGACGGCGCCGGACACCCCGGTTCTGTTCGACCGGCTGACCACGCGCTCGCACTCGTTCAGCGTCGGCGGCTTCATTCAAGATAGCTGGTCGATCATGGACAAGGTGACGCTGAACGTCGGTCTTCGTTACGACAATCAGTTCTTGTTCAGCACCGACGGGAAGCTCTTCATGAGCTTGCCGAATCAGATCTCGCCGCGCGTGGGCCTCATCTACGACCCCTTCCAGAATGGGCGCTCGAAGATCTTCGTCAGCTACGCCAAGTTCTATCAGAGCGTGCCGCTCAACCTGATGGACCGCGGCGTCGAGCCGCGCGCGGAGAAGTCCATCGATACGCCGCAGTGCAATGCGCTCAACCCGTCGCAAGCCACGACGGGTTGCATGAACAACACCAAGGTGTGGCCCGCCGTTGGCGGCCGTCAGGGTGGTACCAATACGCCGGATCGCTCGTTCGCCCCGTATGGCGGCGGCAAGACCGTCGTCGATCCGGATCTCATTCCGCAGTCGATGAGCGAGTTGAGCGGCGGTGGCGAGTACGAAATCGTCAAGAACGGCCGCATCGGTATGTCGTACGTGCGCCGCTGGATGAACAACGTCATCGAGGACATGAGCAACGACGAGTCGGCGACGTTCTTCATCGGCAATCCGGGGAAGGGGATTGCGAAGGGCTTCCCCGAGGCCGAGCGTAACTACGACGCCGGCACCGTCTACTTCATGAAGACGTTCGCCGACAGCTGGCTCGCGCAAGTGAGCTACACCCTGTCCTGGCTGCGCGGAAACATCGCCGGCCTCTACAAGCCGGACACCGGCCAGCTCGATCCGAATGCGAACTCGACGTTCGACTTGAAGTCGATCCTGGTCAATCAGACCGGCGACCTTCCCGGCGACCGTCGCCACTCGATCAAGCTGTACGCGGCCAAGGACTTCAGCATCACCAAGGAGTCTCATCTCGACATCGGCGGTTCGATCCAGGTGCGTTCGGGCGGCCCGACGAACGTCCTCGGTGCCCACCCGCTCTACGGCGCCGACGAGGTGTACATCCTGCCGCGCGGCACCGGCGATCGCCTGCCGTGGAACGGGAACTTCGGCACGCACGTGGGCTACGGCTGGCGCTTCGAAAACGGGATGTCGCTGCAGTTTACCTGCGACATCTTCAATCTGTTGAATCTCCAGGGCGGCCTCAGCACGGACGAGCGCTACACCCGCAACGAGGTCTACGCCGTACCCGGTGGCTCGAAGGCCGACCTTACGAACGGCAACGTGAAGCAGGTCACCGGCGGTGCGCTGCCGGCGAATGGAGTCAACCCGAACTTCGGGAACACGAACCTGTACCAAGAACCGCGGCAGTTCCGCTTCGGCATCCGCGGCAGCTTCTAG